In Aegilops tauschii subsp. strangulata cultivar AL8/78 chromosome 3, Aet v6.0, whole genome shotgun sequence, one genomic interval encodes:
- the LOC109777353 gene encoding 16.6 kDa heat shock protein-like, whose amino-acid sequence MALARSSGVLGNPLSVDFWADADPFGGAVRALAERCPVLTNVRVDWKETPAAHVFTADLPGVRKGDAKVEVVDGDVLVISGQRAKEKEEEEGGGKDERWHLVERSSGGFERRFRLPGGVRVDGVSASMEDGVLTVTVPKEEVAKKPQVKAVEIEG is encoded by the coding sequence ATGGCTCTGGCGCGGAGCAGCGGCGTGCTCGGCAACCCGCTCTCGGTGGACTTCTGGGCGGACGCGGACCCTttcggcggcgccgtccgcgccCTCGCGGAGCGCTGCCCCGTGCTCACCAACGTCCGCGTCGACTGGAAGGAGACGCCCGCCGCGCACGTCTTCACGGCCGACCTCCCCGGCGTCCGCAAGGGCGACGCCAAGGTGGAGGTCGTGGACGGCGACGTGCTGGTCATCAGCGGCCAGCGCGccaaggagaaggaggaggaggagggtggtggCAAGGACGAGCGGTGGCACCTGGTGGAGCGCAGCAGCGGCGGGTTCGAGAGGAGGTTCCGTCTGCCGGGGGGCGTGAGGGTGGACGGGGTGAGCGCGTCCATGGAGGACGGCGTGCTGACGGTCACCGTGCCTAAGGAGGAAGTGGCCAAGAAACCGCAGGTCAAGGCCGTGGAGATCGAAGGCTGA